From the Nostoc sp. PCC 7107 genome, the window TTCTTGAAGACTTTTTTCTCAATGTTTAATCATTTGTGATTAATTAAAATTAATTAATATTGATATAAATTTTTTGCAATCTTTCTTGAGAAGTATTTAGATTTCCTATTTCTTCTGATCAAATCTCCAGTTGGGTTATAACTAAATACTTGAAACTTGTATAATCTAAAACAAAAAATGGTTAATCAAACATTGCCAAAACAAAAAAACCTTTGGTTTGAAAGATTGATGGCATTGCTTGCCACAGTTAACTTAGGCTTAGTTATGTTTGATTTGACTTATGTACAGTGGCGTGATTTCTACTTGCGGAGATTACCTAAAGTTACCCAAATATATGATCCAATTAAAGGCATCGCCGCCCACAGAGAAACCCAAAGTTATTTACAAGCCGTAGATGCACTCAAGGAACAAGTAAGTCAAACAGGTTTAACATCACCACAGGCAAAGGCGAAGCTAGACGAACTCAGCCGCCTGAGTGTCGAGATGATTGATAGCAACCCGTTTGCCGGAGTTGGCAAGAGTGGTACTCTAGAAAAAATTAAAAACCGGATGCGCGATCGCATCGGTAAAGATTCCGCCAAGCAGTCCTTTACCACTTTCTGGAGTCAAGCTTATCTCTCCGAAAAAGGCTGGAATCAAGAATTTACCTTTTTCAATCAAAAAATTAGTCCGTTAATTGGTAGCAACTACTACCGCCAAATTGGGGAAAATAGCGAATATTTCGATGATTTTTGGCTAATAGACCTACCATTTATCACTATATTTGCCATTGAGTTTTTAGCACGCATCTTTTATATCAAACGTCGTCATCCCGGTTCCGGCTGGTTAAATGCCATATCTTACCGTTGGTACGACTTATTTTTGCTCATACCTTTTTGCCGTTGGTTGCGAGTTATACCTGTAGTCGTCCGTCTTGATCAAGCCAAACTATTAAATCTTCAGCCATTACAGCACCAAATTAATCAAACAGTTGTCGCAAATTTTGCCGAAGAACTCACAGAAATTGTCGTCGTGAGGGTAATCAACCAGATTCAAATCTCGATTAAACAAGGTGATTTCACCCGCTGGATATCGCAACAAGAGAACGTACGCCCGTATGTAGATATCAATAATGTCAATGAAATAGAAGCGATCTCCAGCCTTCTGGTACAAACCGTCGTCTACCAAGTTTTACCCAAAATTCAGCCTGACTTAGCGGCGATTTTGCGCCATAACATCGACACGGTGTTAAATCAAGTTCCTATGTACCGCAACCTCCAAGCCTTCCCCGGAATTGGACAAGCCCAAACCCAACTCAGCGAACAACTCGCCACTCAAATTACTACCAGCTTGTATGGTGCTTTAGTCAGTGCTATTCAAGATCCTGAAGGTGCAAAACTCACAACTCAACTTGTGCAAAGTTTTACCAACGCCTTAAGTACAGAAGTGCAGCAAAAAAAAGTAATTGCCGAAATTCAAAGCTTATTATTTGATTTCCTCGAAGAAGTCAAGCTCAACTACGTACAACGCCTCTCCCAAGAAGATATAGAGACAATCGTCGAGCAAACCAGACAGCTAAGAACACAAGCATACATTCAGCCAATAGTAGAGCAAAGTTCTGCGATCGTCGAAAAAAAATTATGAAGTATGAAGTATGAAATTCCATGCTTCTGTCTCCTGCCTCCTGCCTCCTACTTTTAACTACTGACTAATGACCATTTAACTATTGACTCTAAGAGAAATGCGCTACACTCAATTTAGGGCGAACTATCATCAGTTCGTTACAAGACTTCTTGGAAGATATCCCTATCGCAGGAAGTGGGTCGAAGCCCACTTTTTTTATTGAAATTTCGCATGACTCATCCGTTAGTCCCACAAATTATAGATTTGGCGACACCAGTAGCAACAGAACTGGGCTTAGAAGTCGTTGGCGCAGTTTTTCACACTAACCAACGTCCACCCGTATTGCGGATAGACATTCGCAATCCCCAGCAAGATACTGGTTTAGAGGATTGCGAAAGGATGAGCCGCGCTTTAGAACCCTGCTTAGATGCGGCGGAGATCATTCCAGATGCTTATGTTTTGGAAGTGTCTAGTCCAGGTATTTCGCGGCAATTGGTGACAGATAGAGAATTTATTTCCTTTAAAGGATTTCCTGTGATTGTCACCACTTCGCCACCCCACGACGGACAACCAGAGTGGAATGGTCAGTTGATTCGCCGGGATGAAACCAACATTTATTTAAATCAAAAAGGTCGGGTAGTAGAGATTCCCCGTTCTCTCATTACTAGGGTGCAACTAGACGAACGTCGGTAAACGAGGGATTAGGGTTTAGAGATTAGAGGCTAGGGACTAGGGAGTAGAGTCAATCTTTTCTCTAATCCCTCGTTACTAATGCTTTTTCCTACTTCCTACTCCTTATTCCCTCATTTTTAAAGGAGATTGCTTATGTCAATGGTTAGTCTACCAGGATTAAAAGAATTAATTGAAAGTATTAGTCGTGAGCGAAACTTACCTCGTTTAGCAGTTCAAGCGGCGATTAGAGAAGCACTGCTGAAAGGTTATGAACGTTATCGTCGCGCTCAAAATTTAGAACGCAAGCAATTTGATGAAGATTATTTTGATAACTTTGAAGTAGAACTAGATATTGATGACGAAGGATTTCGGGTTCTCTCCACAAAAACCATTGTTGAAGAAGTTAGTAACACCGACCATCAAATTTCTTTAGACGAAGTGCAACAAGTCGCCCCAGAAGCTCAATTAGGAGATTCTGTCGTTTTGGATGTCACCCCCGACCAAGGAGAATTCGGTCGGATGGCCGCCATGCAAACCAAGCAAGTCCTGGCGCAAAAATTACGAGATCAACAACGCCAGATGGTGCAGGAAGAGTTCCAAGATTTAGAAGGAACTGTACTGCAAGCCAGAGTTTTGCGATTTGAGAGACAATCGGTAATTTTGGCTGTTAGCAGTACCTTTGGTCAGCCAGAAGTCGAAGCCGAATTACCCAAGCGAGAACAGCTACCAAACGATAATTATCGAGCTAATGCCACCTTTAAGGTATATCTGAAGAAGGTTTCTCAAGGTCAACAAAGAGGGCCACAACTGTTAGTATCCCGTGCTGATGCTGGGTTAGTCGTTTATTTATTTGCCAACGAAGTCCCAGAAATTGAAGACGAAGTAGTGCGAATAGTCGCTGTAGCGCGAGAAGCTAATCCCCCATCTCGTTATGTCGGCCCCCGGACTAAAATCGCTGTAGATACCTTAGATCGGGATGTTGACCCCGTAGGTGCTTGTATTGGCGCACGGGGATCACGCATTCAAGTAGTAGTTAATGAGCTACGCGGCGAAAAAATTGACGTGATTCGCTGGTCTCCAGACCCAGCCACATATATTGCCAACGCGTTGAGTCCCGCTAGAGTCGATGAAGTCCGGCTAATGGATCCGGAAACGCGGCAAACTCACGTATTAGTAGCCGAAGACCAGCTGAGTTTGGCAATTGGCAAAGAAGGACAAAACGTTCGCCTCGCAGCCCGCCTGACTGGTTGGAAAATTGATATTAAAGATAAAGCTAAGTATGACTATGCAGGCGAAGATACCAGATTTGCCGCTGCTCGCGCTAAAGCTCAACTAGAGCAAGAACAGATGGAACTAGAGGAGGATGACATGGAACTAGAAGATGATGATATGGAATTAGATGAATTTGAGGAGCAAAAGCAACAAGAATTATTAGACGACTCTTTTGACTCCCGTGACGAAGAGTAATTTATAAGCTTGGGACAGTTCTGCTAATATTTACCTCAGTAAAAGTTTAATAATTACTTGAGAAAAAATGAGGTACAAGTCAAAAGTTAGCTATACTAGCTGGACTTTCCTATAAAACTGCTGACCGATAATTTTCTGATGAAATCAATAAGAAAACCAAAATTTCTCAATGGGGTAAATCCAAAATCCAAAATTATTTGACTATATGCCTCGAAAAAACTGATGAAACCGAATTATCGGCGTTGTATTAGTTGCCGCAAAGTCGGCTTGAAGCAAGACTTTTGGCGGATTGTCCGCGTCTTTCCGTCTGGA encodes:
- the rimP gene encoding ribosome maturation factor RimP, with the translated sequence MTHPLVPQIIDLATPVATELGLEVVGAVFHTNQRPPVLRIDIRNPQQDTGLEDCERMSRALEPCLDAAEIIPDAYVLEVSSPGISRQLVTDREFISFKGFPVIVTTSPPHDGQPEWNGQLIRRDETNIYLNQKGRVVEIPRSLITRVQLDERR
- the nusA gene encoding transcription termination factor NusA is translated as MSMVSLPGLKELIESISRERNLPRLAVQAAIREALLKGYERYRRAQNLERKQFDEDYFDNFEVELDIDDEGFRVLSTKTIVEEVSNTDHQISLDEVQQVAPEAQLGDSVVLDVTPDQGEFGRMAAMQTKQVLAQKLRDQQRQMVQEEFQDLEGTVLQARVLRFERQSVILAVSSTFGQPEVEAELPKREQLPNDNYRANATFKVYLKKVSQGQQRGPQLLVSRADAGLVVYLFANEVPEIEDEVVRIVAVAREANPPSRYVGPRTKIAVDTLDRDVDPVGACIGARGSRIQVVVNELRGEKIDVIRWSPDPATYIANALSPARVDEVRLMDPETRQTHVLVAEDQLSLAIGKEGQNVRLAARLTGWKIDIKDKAKYDYAGEDTRFAAARAKAQLEQEQMELEEDDMELEDDDMELDEFEEQKQQELLDDSFDSRDEE